In Amphiprion ocellaris isolate individual 3 ecotype Okinawa chromosome 2, ASM2253959v1, whole genome shotgun sequence, the genomic stretch GCCATCTAAAAAAATGATTAGCCACTATTGTTATGGTTGGTTAATtggtttggattttttaaacaaaaagaagtaACATATTAATATTTGCTAGTTTCTTTGCTCCTTTATGACAGTAGCCTAAATTTTTGAGACATTTGAGGacgtcatcttgggctttgtgAAATACCGAATACAATTTGTGACCATAGAGAAGACAATAGATTtatcaacaatgaaaatgacTGTTAGTTGCAGCACTGTTTTCTACAAATACATCCCTGTTCATGCTCCCTATGGATGCCTGAGAATCTCTCCTAAGAATGAGCTCCAAAAACAGCAAGGTAAAAACCTTTCGTGAGCTGGCAATGTTAAAATAACACTTACGATGCCTATATGTTGTGGACtagatttatttatatgcaACTGCCACATAATCCTACTTTAGTAACATCGAGGCACCAAACCAGATCTGCCGAATCTTCCACGGGCTCATCTTGCATTTGACAAGGCTATAGTAAGGTCAGGGCCTTGTCCAGCATACTTTTCTCCTGAGGTCAGCCAGGCCAGGTGACAGATAGGCAGCGAGACAGAttggacagacagactgacagcgAGCAGCAGTCGGAAACACAAACACCCCGAGGTGTTATTTTGGGGCCATGATTCATTGCCATTGGGTGTACGATTGGATTCCAGATGAAAGCTACTGCACAGTGACTTTTAACACAGCTGTTGGCCTATTAGTGGCCTGACAATGTATgtggctacacacacacacacacacacacacacacacacacacacacacacacacacacacacacacgcacacacacacacacacacacacacacgcacacacacacacacacacacacacacacacacacacagagagagagagagagagaacaaacGCACAAATCACCACAGTGCATTCATAACTTCACATttaactttctgtttttcttgtacagTACATACAAACCAgtggacacacaaacagacacacagtatCGGCTTATCTTAGTAGTCACATTTCAGGCTGTAAGGATCGTCACtgcctctgtttatgtgtgtgtgcacatggaTGTATATGCGACGTCCTGTATGCATGACTGCAGGCGCTGCAGGCTCAGCCTAATCTTTCTGATGCTCGCTGGAGTGTGAAGCTCCTCTGTCCGAGAATGTGTTTCTGTTCGTCCATCTCTTTACGTCTTTCCTGCCTCGGGGCTCCAAGTGCTTTCCCATAGCAATGTACATTTGTCATTTGGATTATAGTCAAGTTCCTTCTAAATGTCTGTCTGATGATCTGTCAAAATTTGCTGTATATAtctgagatatatatatatatatatatatatatatatatatatatatatatatatatatatatatatatgccaaaGAGGtaatcttttgttgttttttttccttccatttcttgCACTTTCTCTGCTTTTCGAACTTTTTCACAGTGTTCCTAATCCTCTTCTGTAGATATCAGTTTTGGCTGAGCCCATacaaaagttgtttttctgaAGTACTCTACTTTGCCAGAATAAATCTATGAGCAAAGCATTCCTGTGTGTTTTGATGCCCAATTACGTTGAGATCAAGGTCATCAAAGCACCTCTGCAAGGCTGCGTTTAGACACAAAATAGGAAATAATAAGACAAATAATAATGTCAGCACACAAACACGCTCAAAATGGAAACTTGTAAGAACTGATATATAGCAAGTACAATGTCCATCATGTTAATCATCTCAGTTTATAATGTTTTCATACAAAACCTGTTTAATtaacactaaacacaaagtcCAGTTGAGACTGACAGGAATGTTGTATGTGTTTGATTTGAGTTTGATGGCACTCTTTTTGCTTTTATAGCTGTTCAGATACTAGTAGGAACTTCTGGAGGAACTCCAAAACCCCAGAAAGTCCTTGCTTAGGGGCTGGTACTTTTCAAAAGTACAGTAATCTTTGAGGTGGGAATTGGCATACCTAACATTTCAGATTggtttatcattttatttcagcattttattGTGGGAgctacacagtggcttggtagttagcactttcgccttgcagctagaagattcccgatttgcatcccagccttcccagcttcctcccatagtccaaaaacatgctgagattaattggtgattctaaattgtccataggtgtgaatgtgattgtttgtccatatatgtagccctgtgatagactggtgacctgtccaggtgtcccctgcctttgctaagtcagctgggatagactccagccccccgcgaccctaatgaggttTAAGCggtgtagatagatagataatggatggatggattttattgTGATTCGACACATCAACATTAAGCAACTTTCCACTGCAAGAACTCAGGGCAGGTCCAAGGTGGAGTGAATATTTACAGGAAGGTTCCAATCCAGCTAATAAGCCTAATCTTCATGGGTCTTCAGACTGCGGTGAAAATGTAGACAACCACCAGTCTGACGGAATCTTTTAGTTCCTTGAAAAAGTTTTAGGTAATTGGGTGAAGAAGTGGCTAAAGTCAGTAGAATGCATTAGCTGGAAATCATTTTTGACTGGACAGCACTTCATGACTTAGCactaaatagttttttaatatACATGTCTGGAATAAAATAGTGGACTGACTAATGGAGCCCTTAAACACCCACAAACATGACTAACAAATTCAAAGCACGGTCTATTATTGCCGGTGATTTCTGAATGCTTTCTAGTTTCCTTGAATACATTAGAAATAATGTTCATTCAAGTGTCTGAAATCCATTAAGGCTATCAAGCCTTTCAAATGCAAATGGTACTTGAATATAAAGTTGCATAAAGTTGTGTGATTTCATTCATGTCTGTCTGAATCAGCACTGACTTCCTTATCGAGATCACTGAATGTCcttattacagtatttttttcaaaatacaatATCTTTaattgtaatgtataaatgtatTGTCTCTGTTGTCCACAGGACCAGAAGCCATGTTGAAGCCTCCTCTGAGTCTCTTCAGTCATCCCCAACAGCCCTTCCAACACATGGATTCTCTGCACCAGCTGGGACCTCCGCCAATGGCGCCCACGCAGCCTCTCGGCCCACCACCCATTGCCCCCGCTCAGGCAATTGGTCCCCCAACTATGGCTCCCCCCCAGAGTCTAGGTCCCCCTCCCATCACTGCTCCTCACACATTAAGGCCTCCACCCATCACCCCACCACACACCTTGGGCCCCCCTCCGATGCCCCCAACTCAGCCAATAGGGCCTCCACCTTTGCCACACACCTTGGGGCCCCCACCTGTAGATCACACACAAGCAGTAGTGCCTCCAACCATGGACCTCACACAGCCACTGGGGCCTCCACATCTGAACCCTGCGCATGCCCTGGTGCCCCCACCTGTAGTGGCACCTGCAGCTGGTCGATTTCCCCTCCCTCCCAGCCCCTTGTCTTCGCCTCCAGCCCCCGGCCCAGATCCTTCACAGCTACCCCCGAGGCCCCCAGGACCGGCCCTCATCCCAGCCCCGGTGTCCAGCCTCATCTGCGGTCCTCTCCCAGGTCAGGCAGCCCCAGTCAGCGAGCAGCCCCAGGATGAGGGCTCTTCACTGGGgatggaggagcaggaggactcTCTGGGGCTGGAAGAACTGTGTAAACCACTGTACTGTAAACTGTGCAACGTTACCCTCAACTCCGCTCAGCAGGCACAGGCTCACTACCAGGTCAGTtgaatccacattttcaacacataTATAACACTAAGCTACAAACAAGCATATAATTCTGTGTCCTCATCTGTCTGTTCAGGGAAAGAATCACAGTAAAAAGCTAAGAAATTTCTACGCTGGCAGCCAGCAGCCACCAGCCATTAGGATCCCAGACGTCCTCGAGGCAGCTGGCCAGACAGCCCTCAGCTCAGGATCCAGCGACAGTGACGCAGGCAGGCAGGTCAGACCCAAACTCGGCACCAACCTACCTGAATGTTACAGTTTTCGTTGAGAAGGcggctgtgctgctgctgaagtgGCCACTCTGCTGAGAGGTCGATTCGTCTGAGGAGGTGGGAGAGAACTGCAGAGTCACTCTGTTCCATTTGAACAGGAGAAGCTCACATCACTGAACAATTTACTGTCTCGACTCAGTCTCTGCATGTTGAAAGGAAAATACCGTCACCATATTTTAAACCAAATGACAAGTGACAAGATGTCTAATTTTGTTTTCTAGTTATATTGAAATAATTGCATTTCCTCAAAAGTGGATTCAAGCATACAGTTGTCCTCTCACCACATTAAATTGAATCTGCAAATaacaaatgttcaaaatttttaACCACACAATACTTGAATACCATATAGCTGCAACAGTTCATTTTGAGAATGACTGAACTTAACCAAAAAGCCCCAAATGTGTCAAATTAATAAGTAATATACTCTGTAAAATCtctcatttttcaaaatctttCAAATATATCAGAGTAATTGATCATTTTGGACTTAAGTAAATGGGTGGGATTTCTTTCATTTATCAACAACTTTTAGTTCATATTCCCAAGGTTCAaggttactttatttatttctgtgggTAGATTTGTTTAGCAGAAAAAATGATTGCATTTGACATACAAATCACACATTGAGCCTGACAGACAGGTACTTGATCGAGTGACAAGACAAAAGTGTTCCGCCATTAACCAATACAGCAGCAAGGATacgataaaataaaataaataagatcaagataaataaaaacaaaacacaataaaaaaccttagagaaataaaaagcaatCTCTGGGATAAAAAACAGGATAAgaacataaaatttaaaagtcaCGATAATAAATAGAGCAAAGAAATAggctaaataaatgaaattaaataaagtgCAATGTCACTACTTTTTATTGAACTCGTGACAGCAACAGGAACGGTGATTtcaatccattatctatacacaacTTAATCATCAtcagggtcacagggggctggagtctatcccagctgacttcaaGTGAAGGCAGgcgacaccctggacaggtcaccagtttatcacaggacTGTATATAGAGACAAACGATCACACTCAtgttcacacctatggacaatttagaatcaccagttaacctcggCAAGTTTTTGGTCTGGGGGAGGAAGCAGGAGtgcccggagaaaacccacacatgcacagggagaacatacaaactccatgcagaaagatcccaggaaggccaggacacgaaacggggatcttctagctgtgaggcgacagtgccaACTGAgatactgtgcagccctcagtGCATATTTCCCAGCTGAAAATCGTATGATGTTGTTCAAAGAATTCTTCTCTGCCTCCCACTGGAcctaaacatttttcttctctctcaaTGTTTACTCCCTACCTCCTCTCACCACTGACACTGTGCCGTTTTGTCCTGTGTCTCCAGGCGCTGTATAAGGGGGCGCCGCGGGTCATCTTGGCCACAGAGAACGACTATTGTAAACTGTGCGACGCCTCCTTCAGCTCACCAGCAGTGGCACAGGCCCACTACCAGGGCAAGAATCACGCCAAGAAACTACGTTTGGCGGAGGCCCAGCAGAACTCCAGTAACATGTAGGTTTGGATGAAGAAATGTTTGCAGTATTGGCAGCTGGCTTCATCCTCATTCTGATTGTGCAGGCTGAGTACATATTGCATACATATGAGCCAGTGCCAAACTAGAGGCACACTGCCCAATTTGCTGCTTAGTAATCATATTGAAATGAAGCAAAGCAATCTATAAAATACTGGTATATTAGTCGTAAACATATATTTTGGCTTTAGCCACATTCAGTAAAGAGTTAATATattcaaaaaaaagatttttgattttgttaGCATAATCAAGTCATTAATTATCCAAATAGCCAAGCTGATATCACAGAAGATATTAAGACAAACTTGAATTGAGTCTGACTGTTCTTCCTGTTACAGGGAAGCCAGCAATGAAGCAGCCCCAAGAAGAAACAGGAAAGATGGCAGTGAGTACAGACTGGTGAAAAACCGCCGCAGCACACAGATGCCTGCTTCCATGCCAGGtaaagtattaaaaataaactggaattaAAAACAACACCAGTATAATGTAGGGATTTAAAATATTACCTCTAGTAGTATCTGAAAAACACCTCTTTAATTAAGTCATAGTTGCATTTTCAACTTGTGGAGGTTTTGTCGCAGTCAGTGTAAGTGTTCAAACTGGGAAAACAGGTTCTTCAGTTATTTACCCCACTAGTCGGTGAGGTAAACAGCTGTTTGAGCTGAGTATGTGTTGCTGTATTGTATTGCGAtgtcaaaacagaaagtttTGATAATTGATAGACAATAAGCTAAAGTCTGTCTTCTCCTAGAACACCCCGTCATTAACAAATGTACAGATACAACCACAAAGGAGAGATCACTTGCGCTAACCAGTGTCAGCAGCTAAACTAGGCTGCTGAGTAAATGCCATCTGACCCCAGACAGTCAGGTTTCAGAAGCAATTAGCAGTAAACTACTCCATTGTTCCTGATGGCGCTGATAATAGCTCCTTTTCACACACATGCTAGTACCCCATTAGGTTTTTTCATTCGGCTTTTCACAGCTCAGACTATATTTACCAGGCATAAAATGTGCTAAATCTATAATTCATAATACGCTGTTTATGTATATACAGGAGGAATTCAGTTTTGCTGCCCAGAATCCAATCTTCAACTCCAATAGCTGACTGAGTGCAAATGATTGCCCTTGGggtacagagagaaaaaaaaaaaaaaacatctaaagcaGTTCTTTCCTCTGCTGATGTCAGAATACGTCAGTGAAGTAAACAGCTTTCTAAATAGatacaaacactaaaaaaacacTAAGCACTCTATTTTTGAGACTTTTACATATGGAAAATTTAGATTGAAAGCAGTCTTTCTTTTTCGTGGGGATGATGAAAAAGACAGCTCACTGgatacattttatttgacaCTCCACCAGTAGTTCTGTTCAGCAGCCTTTGGAGCAGCATGTATTTGCTGTAGCAACGGTTGACAAGGAGTAATGACCTAAATTTTGTTGGAGTTTTCACCCAAAGcgctgtcattttgtttcataccACCTCCTCTGATGTTCTGTAAACATCGATGAAAAGCCACACCACTGTATTGCCTATAGGGCTTACACATGTACATCTAACCTCCTGTAAAGTTTAGCAGAAAAGAATTTTTGATTGAAGAGGAGTTTTTTGTGATTTAGCCACATTTTCTGTGTGCTTCTGTGAGTGTCTGCTTTCGCCTTTGCGTATGTGAAAACAGATACAGACAAGGTAAAGTCAGACCTTCTGCTGACGTCAAACAACCATCTCTTCCTTGCTGTCTGACTCCTTCTCTGTCTTTCCAGGGACTAAAAAGTCAGCTCTTCAGTTCAACATAAAACAGGATAAATCATACAATAAAAGAaattttccttcctttcttgcTCACTCTCTCATGCACCCTCTTTGTCTAACAGACAATGTTCTGCtgatttaatcagttttcttgATGGACAAACCCTAAAATAGCTCTCCTGCGGTTGCGTTCTCGCTGTCTTTTTATCTCTCTCTGTATCTGCTTCTCCTTTTTCTGCTGtgttaatacacacacacaaacaagcaattGTTACAagggggagctggagaacccaagtgCAGGCACACAGAAACCGGCAGACAGGTGAATTAAGGCAATAGATTTATTTAACccaaaaaactaaaccaatacataaatggagaactgaactgaaagGACAGAACTAAACCAAACAACTACTAGTCtaccaaaactaaactgaatttacaaaactaaactaaggTACTCAAGATTGGGGAGGCAGGCTTGGGGAAAAAGAGAGTCTAAATATGATTGAGGCAgatatgaaacaaaaacaagaattgGGACAAATCCAGGCAACAAACAGAGTCCAAGTGGAGAAATCCAGGAggtggggagggaggggggggagTCCATTTAGGGAACAGAGTCTACATGGAGATGTGAGTctttatgatccagcagggagtgaatgcaaggacagagcttaaataggtggaggtgagatggagaacaggtgaatggagtgaactgattactgcagctgaaactcatagtaatcagcaggtagcagaatgcaggcaggtgaaacagggagagcaggagggtgagagacagggagagagagagacaggagggagaggtgacagacagagggagccagagagagacaggtcaaaacagaaacagatcaggacccaagggagaaaggaggaaaaagaggaagaaggggaaaaaagggcAGGGGCTGGAGGAGGATCATAACAGCAATGCTCTTTTTCCAATGGTCCACGTTGATGTAATCC encodes the following:
- the zmat3 gene encoding zinc finger matrin-type protein 3; the protein is MMALQLKSGDAAYYQSAEYCRNYTSPPVSYGDSSHYLARLPGPEAMLKPPLSLFSHPQQPFQHMDSLHQLGPPPMAPTQPLGPPPIAPAQAIGPPTMAPPQSLGPPPITAPHTLRPPPITPPHTLGPPPMPPTQPIGPPPLPHTLGPPPVDHTQAVVPPTMDLTQPLGPPHLNPAHALVPPPVVAPAAGRFPLPPSPLSSPPAPGPDPSQLPPRPPGPALIPAPVSSLICGPLPGQAAPVSEQPQDEGSSLGMEEQEDSLGLEELCKPLYCKLCNVTLNSAQQAQAHYQGKNHSKKLRNFYAGSQQPPAIRIPDVLEAAGQTALSSGSSDSDAGRQALYKGAPRVILATENDYCKLCDASFSSPAVAQAHYQGKNHAKKLRLAEAQQNSSNMEASNEAAPRRNRKDGSEYRLVKNRRSTQMPASMPGPYYNPRPRQRIPRDLAMCVTPSGQFYCCMCNCGAEQETDFRQHLESKQHKAKVSELRYRHEMENLGYS